A window from Manis javanica isolate MJ-LG chromosome 10, MJ_LKY, whole genome shotgun sequence encodes these proteins:
- the TRIM56 gene encoding E3 ubiquitin-protein ligase TRIM56: MVSQGSSPSLLEALSSDFLACKICLEQLRVPKTLPCLHTYCQDCLAQLAERGHLRCPECRETVPLPPAGVAAFKTNFFVNGLLDLVRARAGGDLQAGKPACALCPLMGGASTGGPATARCLDCADDLCKACADGHRCTRQTHTHRVVDLVGYRAGWYDEEARERQAAQCPQHPGEALRFLCQPCSQLLCRECRLDPHLDHPCLPLAEAVRARRPGLEELLKGVDNNLAELEASRLVEKKSLARLREQAARVGTQVEEAAERVLRVLLAQKQEVLGQLRAHVEAAEEAARERLGKLEGREQVARAAVAFARRVLSLGREAEILSLEGAIAQRLQQLQGCAWVPGPPPCLLPQLELHPGLLDKNCQLLQLSFEEQQPQKDSGRDGAGCQGDEETPSRRQDGAQPQGRDGAQTPKSDRAQTPQEDGAPKGERPKSPQEDRAQTPQEDGGAQTPRAGRSNKKRKFKGRLKSVSREPSPVPGLNLEGSGLLPRPIFSCSFPTRMPGDKRSPRITGLCPFGPREILVADEQNRALKRFSLNGDYKGAVPVPEGCSPCSVAALRGAVAFSAGARLHLISPDGEVQWRRALSLSQASHAVAAMPSGDRVAVSVSGHVEVYNMEGSLATRFIPGGKASRGLRALVFLTTSPQGNFVGSDWQQNSVVVCDGLGQVIGEYRGPGLHGCQPGSVSVDKKGYIFLTLREVNKVVILDPEGSLLGDFLTAYHGLEKPRVTTMVDGRYLVVSLSNGTIHVFRVRSPDS, encoded by the coding sequence ATGGTTTCCCAAGGATCCTCACCCTCCCTGCTAGAGGCCCTGAGCAGCGATTTCCTGGCCTGTAAAATCTGCCTGGAGCAGCTGCGGGTGCCCAAAACATTGCCCTGCCTGCACACCTACTGCCAGGATTGCCTGGCTCAGCTGGCTGAGCGTGGCCACCTGCGATGCCCCGAGTGCCGCGAGACGGTGCCCCTTCCACCAGCAGGCGTGGCTGCTTTCAAGACCAACTTCTTTGTCAACGGGCTCCTGGATTTGGTGAGGGCCCGGGCTGGTGGAGACCTGCAGGCAGGGAAGCCAGCCTGCGCACTGTGCCCCTTGATGGGGGGTGCCAGCACTGGGGGCCCAGCCACAGCCCGGTGCCTGGACTGTGCGGATGATTTGTGCAAGGCCTGTGCTGATGGGCACCGCTGCACGCGGCAGACCCACACCCACCGAGTGGTGGACCTGGTGGGCTACAGGGCAGGGTGGTATGACGAGGAGGCCCGGGAGCGCCAGGCGGCCCAGTGTCCCCAACACCCAGGGGAGGCCCTGCGCTTCCTGTGCCAGCCCTGCTCCCAGCTGCTGTGTCGCGAGTGCCGCCTGGACCCCCACCTGGaccacccctgcctgcccctggctGAGGCCGTGCGTGCCCGGAGGCCAGGCCTTGAGGAGCTACTGAAGGGCGTGGACAACAACCTGGCAGAGCTGGAAGCCTCCCGGCTggtggaaaaaaaatctttggccCGCCTGAGGGAGCAGGCGGCCCGGGTGGGGACGCAGGTGGAGGAGGCGGCCGAGAGGGTCCTTCGGGTCCTCCTGGCCCAGAAGCAGGAGGTGCTGGGGCAGCTACGGGCCCATGTGGAGGCTGCCGAGGAGGCTGCTCGGGAGAGGCTGGGGAAGCTGGAGGGCCGGGAGCAGGTGGCCAGGGCGGCAGTCGCCTTTGCTCGTCGGGTGCTCAGCCTGGGTCGTGAGGCCGAGATCCTCTCACTGGAGGGGGCGATCGCCCAGAGGCTCCAGCAGCTGCAGGGCTGTGCCTGGGTGCCTGGGCCACCCCCCTGCCTGCTGCCACAGCTGGAGCTCCATCCAGGGCTTCTGGACAAGAACTGCCAACTGCTACAGCTCTCCTTTGAGGAGCAGCAACCCCAGAAGGACAGTGGTAGAGATGGAGCTGGATGCCAGGGAGATGAGGAAACCCCGAGCCGGAGACAGGATGGAGCCCAGCCCCAGGGTAGGGATGGGGCCCAGACCCCAAAGTCAGACAGAGCCCAGACACCTCAGGAAGATGGAGCCCCAAAGGGCGAGAGACCCAAGTCACCCCAGGAAGATAGAGCCCAGACGCCCCAAGAAGATGGAGGAGCCCAGACCCCAAGGGCTGGCAGATCCAACAAGAAAAGGAAGTTCAAAGGCAGACTCAAGTCAGTTTCCCGGGAGCCCAGCCCAGTGCCCGGGCTGAACCTGGAGGGCTCCGGCCTCCTCCCCAGGCCCATCTTTTCCTGCAGCTTCCCCACGCGGATGCCCGGAGACAAGCGCTCACCCCGCATCACTGGGCTCTGTCCCTTTGGCCCCCGGGAGATCCTGGTGGCAGATGAGCAGAACAGGGCACTGAAGCGTTTCTCCCTCAATGGTGACTACAAGGGCGCGGTGCCTGTCCCTGAGGGCTGCTCCCCATGCAGTGTGGCTGCCCTGCGGGGCGCTGTGGCCTTTTCGGCCGGGGCGCGGCTCCATCTCATCAGCCCTGATGGTGAGGTGCAGTGGCGCCGGGCCCTGAGTCTCTCCCAGGCCAGCCATGCTGTGGCTGCAATGCCAAGTGGGGACCGGGTGGCTGTCAGCGTGTCAGGCCATGTGGAGGTGTACAACATGGAAGGCAGCCTGGCCACCCGGTTTATTCCTGGGGGCAAGGCCAGCCGGGGCCTGCGGGCACTGGTGTTCCTGACCACCAGTCCCCAGGGCAATTTTGTGGGGTCAGATTGGCAGCAGAATAGCGTGGTTGTCTGTGATGGGCTGGGTCAGGTGATTGGGGAGTACCGAGGGCCGGGCCTGCATGGCTGCCAGCCAGGCTCCGTGTCTGTGGATAAGAAGGGCTACATCTTTCTGACCCTCCGAGAGGTCAACAAGGTGGTGATCCTGGATCCGGAGGGGTCACTGCTCGGTGATTTCCTGACAGCCTATCATGGCCTGGAAAAGCCCCGGGTGACCACCATGGTGGATGGCAGGTACCTGGTTGTGTCCCTCAGTAATGGGACCATCCATGTCTTTCGGGTCCGCTCTCCTGACAGTTAA